A window of the Verrucomicrobiia bacterium genome harbors these coding sequences:
- the pilM gene encoding pilus assembly protein PilM: MALPFFNNSHRRKLDQIVAIDLGNRFTKAVHVQRRSDGLALGGFAILDAPLYEKTMPVELLKEHLAAVLKTLDTKAKHVALTVGVNDAIVRHVDMPAMPDDDLRQILKNNSRTYLQQDLSGYIFDFFRGNATAPKADAKNPGSTKQTILIAAAKNQLVDDYSKATKGAGLIADHIVPCVIGPVNAFENAFPDAWKNDVVALVDLGFKSSSISIVREGELGLNRVVGIGGDKLTTGLADAMSISYAEAEGIKIGMPSEVNSVLEALLIPLARELRASMDFFEHQQDRAISRVLISGATAKSEFVLQVLRQELGVECTTWDSTQSFKHALPPEQLAELEQVHPQLSVAIGTALTVL; the protein is encoded by the coding sequence ATGGCACTGCCCTTTTTTAACAACTCACATCGAAGGAAGCTGGATCAAATCGTTGCCATAGACCTGGGCAACCGCTTCACGAAAGCCGTACATGTGCAACGCCGCAGCGACGGGCTCGCCCTCGGCGGATTTGCCATTCTCGATGCACCTCTGTACGAAAAGACAATGCCCGTCGAGCTCCTGAAGGAACATCTCGCCGCAGTCCTGAAAACGCTCGATACGAAGGCGAAGCATGTTGCACTGACTGTCGGAGTGAATGACGCGATTGTCAGACACGTGGACATGCCCGCGATGCCCGACGACGATCTCCGGCAGATTCTCAAAAACAATTCACGAACCTATCTTCAACAGGATCTCAGCGGCTATATCTTTGATTTTTTCCGAGGCAACGCCACAGCGCCCAAAGCCGACGCCAAGAACCCTGGCTCGACAAAGCAAACAATTCTCATCGCCGCAGCGAAGAACCAGCTCGTGGATGACTACTCGAAAGCCACTAAAGGAGCCGGACTCATCGCCGACCACATAGTGCCCTGTGTCATTGGACCTGTGAATGCCTTTGAAAATGCCTTTCCGGATGCCTGGAAGAACGATGTCGTCGCGCTGGTCGACCTCGGCTTCAAGTCGTCCTCGATCTCGATTGTGCGCGAGGGCGAACTGGGCTTGAACCGCGTCGTGGGAATCGGCGGCGACAAACTGACAACCGGCCTTGCCGATGCGATGAGCATCAGTTACGCGGAAGCCGAGGGCATCAAGATCGGCATGCCTTCCGAGGTGAATTCCGTCCTGGAGGCGTTGCTCATCCCGCTCGCCCGCGAGCTTCGTGCGTCGATGGATTTCTTCGAACACCAGCAGGATCGAGCCATCTCACGAGTCCTCATTTCGGGCGCCACTGCCAAATCCGAATTTGTGCTGCAGGTCCTCCGCCAGGAACTTGGCGTCGAATGCACCACTTGGGACTCAACCCAATCATTCAAACACGCGCTTCCTCCTGAACAGCTTGCCGAACTCGAACAGGTCCATCCGCAGCTGAGTGTTGCGATCGGAACCGCGCTTACCGTCCTTTGA